From the Paucidesulfovibrio gracilis DSM 16080 genome, one window contains:
- a CDS encoding MATE family efflux transporter produces MPPQIDAELERHPYRVIWRLAWPQVLMMLFHFLIGAVDVKVAGLLDSEVQAALGMMTQMLVFFLVVAIAMSNGAVAAISQSSGAGKRLRVRRYAGLCVLAALGLGLTVLAASFPMRGYLMDLLQVRPGMESTTRFFMEVYLLSVPSYYLLTITNAIFRAQKRVMFPLYTMMLITVLNGLGDLGFGLGMFGLPNLGYRGLAWATITAISAGALLNLIQLRRLGLLTAQSFAPFRWIKRAFPYLVRVALPSGMLSAVWNTGYLILFALTSSLPVDSNAARNALAGLTVGNRIEALLFMPAFAFNMTASILVGHYLGAGRPDLARSYGYRVLGIGMACVCLISLLLWQFIDPVTGYFSADIGVQTNAVDYLMWNMLAIPFTLVAMILTGALNGAGATLYTFLVMGGSIWLIRLPLAWILGHQIFSGPRGIWIAMLVSQAAAALAVFWVYMRKDWTRFSLIKQQPGRVPNGTPFRPPQQ; encoded by the coding sequence ATGCCCCCTCAAATTGATGCCGAACTGGAACGACACCCCTATCGTGTAATCTGGCGCCTGGCTTGGCCCCAGGTGCTGATGATGCTTTTCCATTTTCTTATTGGTGCCGTGGACGTAAAGGTGGCGGGACTGCTGGACTCCGAGGTTCAGGCCGCACTGGGCATGATGACCCAGATGCTGGTGTTTTTCCTTGTCGTGGCCATTGCCATGTCCAACGGGGCCGTTGCCGCCATCAGTCAATCCAGCGGTGCGGGAAAACGTCTGCGGGTACGGCGATACGCCGGGTTGTGCGTGCTTGCAGCGCTGGGGCTGGGACTGACGGTTCTGGCGGCAAGTTTTCCCATGCGCGGCTATCTTATGGATCTTCTCCAAGTTCGCCCGGGCATGGAAAGCACCACGCGCTTCTTTATGGAAGTGTATCTTCTGTCGGTCCCCAGCTACTACCTGTTGACCATCACCAACGCCATTTTTCGAGCGCAAAAACGCGTCATGTTTCCATTATATACCATGATGCTCATTACCGTGCTCAATGGTCTGGGAGACCTCGGATTCGGGCTGGGCATGTTCGGCCTGCCCAACCTGGGCTATCGCGGCTTGGCTTGGGCCACCATCACCGCCATCAGCGCAGGAGCCTTGCTCAACCTGATCCAACTGCGACGTTTGGGCCTGCTCACGGCACAAAGCTTTGCCCCGTTCCGGTGGATCAAACGGGCCTTCCCCTATCTGGTCCGGGTCGCTTTGCCCAGCGGAATGCTCTCCGCCGTCTGGAACACAGGCTACCTGATCCTCTTTGCTCTGACATCCAGCTTGCCGGTGGACTCAAACGCCGCCAGAAACGCCCTGGCCGGCCTCACTGTCGGCAACCGAATTGAGGCGTTGCTGTTCATGCCCGCATTTGCCTTCAACATGACCGCCAGCATCCTGGTGGGACACTATCTGGGTGCGGGGCGACCGGACCTTGCCAGAAGCTATGGATATCGTGTTCTGGGCATCGGCATGGCCTGCGTCTGTCTGATCAGCCTGTTGCTCTGGCAATTCATCGACCCCGTAACGGGCTATTTTTCCGCAGACATCGGAGTACAGACCAATGCCGTTGACTACTTGATGTGGAATATGCTCGCCATTCCCTTCACACTGGTGGCAATGATTCTTACTGGTGCACTGAACGGTGCCGGAGCCACCTTGTACACCTTTTTGGTCATGGGCGGCTCAATCTGGCTTATTCGACTGCCCTTGGCCTGGATTCTTGGCCATCAGATCTTCAGCGGTCCCCGTGGAATCTGGATTGCCATGCTTGTTTCCCAGGCTGCCGCAGCCCTGGCCGTGTTCTGGGTATATATGCGTAAAGACTGGACCCGGTTCAGTCTGATCAAACAACAACCAGGAAGAGTACCCAATGGAACTCCATTTCGTCCGCCCCAACAGTGA